The bacterium nucleotide sequence GCAAGACCACGATGCTGCGGGCCATGGTGGGGCTGCTGCCCTTGTTATCCGGTTCCGTTACGGTGTTTGGCAGACCGGTGGATCGTTTGGGCGATGTCCGACAACGTATCGGATACGTGCCGCAGCACAGTCGCATCGATATGTATTTTCCCATTCGAGTCCGGGAGGTGGTGATGCTGGGCCGGTGCGGCAAAATCGGTTTGGTCAGGCGGCCGGCCCGGTCGGATCATGAGGCTGTAGCCCACGCCTTGCAGTTGGTGGATCTTGAGGATCTGGCGGACCGCCAGATCGGCCAGTTGAGCGGAGGCCAACGGCAGCGGGTTTTAATCGCCCGGGCTTTGGCGCTGATGCCTGACC carries:
- a CDS encoding metal ABC transporter ATP-binding protein — its product is KTTMLRAMVGLLPLLSGSVTVFGRPVDRLGDVRQRIGYVPQHSRIDMYFPIRVREVVMLGRCGKIGLVRRPARSDHEAVAHALQLVDLEDLADRQIGQLSGGQRQRVLIARALALMPDLLLLDEPTAALDVGASESFYAWLHQMHSKLSSTLVIVSHDVGVVSRYVTAVACLNRRLVAHGLPHEVLNRDTLEGMYGCDAMFFRHGDVPHLVVSREQPDVSLNRKLTDE